Proteins found in one Muntiacus reevesi chromosome 2, mMunRee1.1, whole genome shotgun sequence genomic segment:
- the SLC38A7 gene encoding sodium-coupled neutral amino acid transporter 7 isoform X1, with protein MAQVSINRDLDEWGLSTDSGERARLLQSPSVDIAPKSEGEAPPGGLGGGTTSTLGAIFIVVNACLGAGLLNFPAAFSTAGGVAAGITLQMAMLVFIISGLVILAYCSQASNERTYQEVVWAVCGKLTGVLCEVAIATYTFGTCIAFLIIIGDQQDKIIAVMAKEPEGAGGSPWYTDRKFTISLTACLFILPLSIPREIGFQKYASFLSVVGTWYVTTIIIIKYIWPDKEMSPADTLNRPASWIAVFNAMPTICFGFQCHVSSVPVFNSMRRPELKTWGGVVTAAMVIALAVYMGTGICGFLTFGAAVDPDVLLSYPSEDMAVAVARAFIILSVLTSYPILHFCGRAVIEGLWLRYQGMPVEEDVGRERRRRVLQTLVWFLLTLLLALFIPDIGKVISVIGGLAACFIFVFPGLCLIQAKLSEMEEVKPASWWAMVSYGVLLVTLGAFIFGQTTANAIFVDLLA; from the exons ATGGCCCAGGTCAGCATCAACAGAGACCTTGACGAGTGGGGCTTAAGCACAGACTCTGGGGAGCGTGCCCGTCTGCTGCAGAGTCCCTCTGTGGACATAGCCCCCAAGAGTGAGGGGGAGGCCCCTCCTGGGGGTCTGGGCGGAGGCACCACTTCCACACTTGGAGCCATCTTCATCGTTGTCAATGCCTGCCTGGGCGCGGGGCTACTCAACTTCCCGGCAGCCTTCAGCACTGCTGGGGGCGTGGCAGCTGGCATCACGTTGCAGATG GCCATGCTGGTTTTCATCATCAGTGGCCTCGTCATCCTGGCCTACTGCTCCCAGGCCAGCAATGAGAGGACCTACCAGGAGGTGGTGTGGGCTGTGTGTGGCAAGCTGACAGGCGTGCTGTGTGAGGTCGCCATTGCTACCTACACCTTCGGGACCTGCATCGCCTTCCTCATCATCATCGGGGACCAGCAGGACAAGA TTATAGCTGTGATGGCAAAGGAGCCTGAGGGGGCCGGCGGCAGCCCCTGGTACACAGACCGCAAGTTCACCATCAGCCTCACTGCCTGCCTCTTCATCCTGCCCCTTTCCATACCCAGGGAGATCGGTTTCCAGAAATATGCCAG CTTTCTGAGCGTCGTGGGCACCTGGTATGTGACTACCATCATTATCATCAAGTACATCTGGCCTGATAAAGAGATGAGCCCAGCAGACACCCTGAACAG GCCAGCTTCCTGGATAGCCGTGTTCAACGCCATGCCCACCATCTGCTTCGGATTTCAG TGTCACGTGAGCAGCGTACCCGTCTTCAACAGCATGCGGCGGCCCGAGCTGAAGACCTGGGGCGGCGTGGTGACAGCTGCCATGGTCATCGCCCTCGCTGTCTACATGGGCACAG GTATCTGCGGCTTCCTGACCTTTGGGGCCGCTGTGGACCCTGACGTGCTCCTGTCCTACCCGTCGGAGGACATGGCTGTGGCTGTGGCCCGTGCCTTCATCATCCTGAGCGTGCTCACCTCCTACCCCATCCTGCACTTCTGCGGACG GGCGGTGATCGAAGGCCTATGGCTGCGCTACCAGGGCATGCCGGTGGAGGAGGATGTGGGGCGGGAGCGGCGGCGGCGAGTGCTGCAGACGCTGGTCTGGTTCCTGCTCACCTTGCTGCTGGCGCTCTTCATCCCTGACATCGGCAAGGTCATCTCAGTCATCGGAGGCCTGGCTGCCTGCTTCATCTTTGTCTTCCCAG gACTGTGCCTCATTCAAGCCAAACTCTCTGAGATGGAGGAAGTCAAGCCAGCCAG CTGGTGGGCGATGGTCAGTTACGGAGTTCTCTTGGTCACCCTGGGAGCCTTCATCTTCGGCCAGACCACAGCCAACGCCATTTTTGTGGATCTTTTGGCATAA
- the SLC38A7 gene encoding sodium-coupled neutral amino acid transporter 7 isoform X2 has product MAQVSINRDLDEWGLSTDSGERARLLQSPSVDIAPKSEGEAPPGGLGGGTTSTLGAIFIVVNACLGAGLLNFPAAFSTAGGVAAGITLQMAMLVFIISGLVILAYCSQASNERTYQEVVWAVCGKLTGVLCEVAIATYTFGTCIAFLIIIGDQQDKIIAVMAKEPEGAGGSPWYTDRKFTISLTACLFILPLSIPREIGFQKYASFLSVVGTWYVTTIIIIKYIWPDKEMSPADTLNRPASWIAVFNAMPTICFGFQCHVSSVPVFNSMRRPELKTWGGVVTAAMVIALAVYMGTAGGRWSVTEFSWSPWEPSSSARPQPTPFLWIFWHNHCLPENSWPLLLEPGTHLLELQDHPGPGIIPLHWWDDICTSFSRNSSGEKSGPTPVDSSNSAPFLLPHPGSAVDRRWKSHVTGEPPPLLDLLTFPCLDTMGKECR; this is encoded by the exons ATGGCCCAGGTCAGCATCAACAGAGACCTTGACGAGTGGGGCTTAAGCACAGACTCTGGGGAGCGTGCCCGTCTGCTGCAGAGTCCCTCTGTGGACATAGCCCCCAAGAGTGAGGGGGAGGCCCCTCCTGGGGGTCTGGGCGGAGGCACCACTTCCACACTTGGAGCCATCTTCATCGTTGTCAATGCCTGCCTGGGCGCGGGGCTACTCAACTTCCCGGCAGCCTTCAGCACTGCTGGGGGCGTGGCAGCTGGCATCACGTTGCAGATG GCCATGCTGGTTTTCATCATCAGTGGCCTCGTCATCCTGGCCTACTGCTCCCAGGCCAGCAATGAGAGGACCTACCAGGAGGTGGTGTGGGCTGTGTGTGGCAAGCTGACAGGCGTGCTGTGTGAGGTCGCCATTGCTACCTACACCTTCGGGACCTGCATCGCCTTCCTCATCATCATCGGGGACCAGCAGGACAAGA TTATAGCTGTGATGGCAAAGGAGCCTGAGGGGGCCGGCGGCAGCCCCTGGTACACAGACCGCAAGTTCACCATCAGCCTCACTGCCTGCCTCTTCATCCTGCCCCTTTCCATACCCAGGGAGATCGGTTTCCAGAAATATGCCAG CTTTCTGAGCGTCGTGGGCACCTGGTATGTGACTACCATCATTATCATCAAGTACATCTGGCCTGATAAAGAGATGAGCCCAGCAGACACCCTGAACAG GCCAGCTTCCTGGATAGCCGTGTTCAACGCCATGCCCACCATCTGCTTCGGATTTCAG TGTCACGTGAGCAGCGTACCCGTCTTCAACAGCATGCGGCGGCCCGAGCTGAAGACCTGGGGCGGCGTGGTGACAGCTGCCATGGTCATCGCCCTCGCTGTCTACATGGGCACAG CTGGTGGGCGATGGTCAGTTACGGAGTTCTCTTGGTCACCCTGGGAGCCTTCATCTTCGGCCAGACCACAGCCAACGCCATTTTTGTGGATCTTTTGGCATAACCACTGCCTCCCAGAGAATTCTTGGCCTTTGTTATTGGAGCCAGGaacccatctcctagagcttcAGGACCACCCTGGGCCCGGCATCATTCCCCTCCACTGGTGGGATGACATCTGCACATCCTTTTCCAGGAACAGTTCTGGGGAGAAATCAGGCCCCACCCCTGTGGACAGTTCAAACTCAGCTCCCTTCCTGCTCCCCCATCCTGGCAGTGCCGTGGATCGTAGGTGGAAGTCTCATGTAACAGGGGAACCTCCTCCCCTCCTCGACCTCTTGACTTTTCCATGTCTGGACACCATGGGTAAAGAGTGTCGGTAG